In a genomic window of Epinephelus fuscoguttatus linkage group LG23, E.fuscoguttatus.final_Chr_v1:
- the LOC125884256 gene encoding receptor-type tyrosine-protein phosphatase beta-like, which translates to MGELSLKCKVSILISWALVLTCSAAKQDYFFHSGNLTWEQARNHCQVCYQDLATLTPENIQTIAKEQNITSDCWIGLRKNFDYNSTSNSSMPWSRWANGDPLLFQNWYPGWPVFRSSLPKRYCCTCQGTSQDATSLTGLAEETTGNTTNMSNFTDQTVTDSTGFGESIQTVTDSTGFGESIQTVTDSTGFGESTTQNIMPITAAPTMTTQPPAEAGCVPILDVSENDTNFIEDSCVAMLSFGAWVEKNCWELLPYICYEDSFFGEVTMTNRTSDSAVLTWEPGPGDISHYRVEVRVNKTLKIDIQTKNLTYKPVNLTGGTGYSVQVFPVKCGRDLNPQELLFYTTPDKVSNLTATNVTETSVHLSWNRPAGNVDYYLIKVQGTDRKKSTTESQGVDKLTPGTLYTFTVISGVLDGSTWSEETSIKIYTKPGKVSNLTVSNNTMDSLQLKWEPPEGEVTGYRVVALNDSNHVLFNESVTKPEKKVPRLPMGTKITLRVSALTNGSLEGDTTTVVNYTAPGPISNLDLNSTHNSLTATWNPSEGNPSSYTVELQLDGTLVTTANNVTELTKHFDGLMNAANYTVIVYAISGHIKSSPVADTKFTKPSPPTHLEVTKTSKNQITFQWKAPVNISKAMYSVKINSSFWNYSKVETLYNKTSYTSEGLISGTKYDFEVRTITTPEERSDPVTVSNCTEPDKREIGLSMLCSSAEILLCDSSTTKKDVFEQLKAHFNNLLGDNIFWELEDN; encoded by the exons ATGGGGGAGTTGTCTCTCAAGTGTAAAGTCTCCATCCTAATTTCTTGGG CTTTGGTGTTGACGTGCAGCGCTGCAAAACAAGACTACTTCTTTCACTCGGGAAATCTCACCTGGGAGCAGGCCAGGAACCACTGCCAG GTCTGTTACCAAGATCTGGCGACACTGACTCCTGAAAACATCCAAACCATCGCCAAGGAGCAAAACATCACCTCTGACTGCTGGATTGGCCTCCGCAAGAACTTTGACTACAACTCCACCAGCAACTCCAGTATGCCCTGGTCCCGCTGGGCCAACGGGGATCCCCTCCTCTTCCAGAACTGGTACCCCGGTTGGCCCGTGTTCAGATCCTCCTTACCAAAAAGATACTGCTGCACCTGCCAAGGAACATCCCAGGATGCGACAAGCTTGACTGGACTCGCAGAAGAaacaactggaaacacaacaaacatgagcAACTTCACAGATCAAACTGTGACAGACTCTACTGGATTTGGGGAATCCATCCAAACTGTGACAGACTCTACTGGTTTTGGGGAATCCATCCAAACTGTGACAGACTCTACTGGATTTGGGGAATCCACCACCCAAAACATTATGCCCATCACAGCTGCGCCCACGATGACCACACAGCCACCAGCAGAGGCAGGATGTGTGCCGATTCTGGATGTCTCTGAGAACGATACAAACTTCATTGAAGACTCTTGTGTGGCCATGCTCAGCTTCGGGGCTTGGGTTGAAAAGAACTGCTGGGAGCTTCTGCCTTATATATGTTATGAAG ATAGTTTCTTTGGTGAAGTCACCATGACCAACAGGACTTCCGACAGCGCCGTTCTCACATGGGAACCCGGGCCTGGTGACATCAGCCATTACCGCGTAGAGGTCAGAGTGAACAAAACCCTCAAAATAGACATCCAGACTAAAAATTTGACCTATAAACCCGTCAACTTGACAGGAGGCACTGGCTACTCAGTCCAGGTGTTCCCTGTGAAGTGTGGGAGAGACCTCAACCCGCAGGAGCTCCTCTTCTACACCA CACCAGACAAAGTCTCAAACCTCACGGCCACCAATGTGACAGAAACATCTGTCCACCTGAGCTGGAACAGACCAGCTGGAAACGTGGATTACTATCTTATTAAAGTCCAGGGTACTGACCGGAAGAAAAGTACAACAGAGAGCCAAGGAGTCGACAAGTTGACACCTGGAACTCTGTACACATTCACTGTCATCTCAGGAGTCCTGGACGGATCCACATGGAGCGAAGAAaccagcatcaaaatatacaccA AGCCTGGGAAAGTGTCCAACCTGACAGTGTCAAATAATACCATGGACTCACTGCAACTAAAATGGGAGCCACCTGAGGGAGAAGTCACGGGTTACAGAGTGGTGGCTTTGAATGACAGTAATCA CGTACTGTTTAATGAAAGTGTGACAAAACCGGAAAAGAAGGTACCAAGGCTGCCGATGGGCACCAAGATAACCCTCAGGGTATCAGCACTGACCAATGGCAGCCTGGAGGGAGATACCACGACTGTCGTCAACTACACTG CtcctggaccaatttcaaaccTGGATTTGAACTCAACACATAACTCCCTCACTGCCACGTGGAATCCATCTGAAGGTAACCCTTCATCTTACACTGTCGAGCTCCAGCTGGACGGCACACTTGTAACTACAGCGAACAATGTAACAGAATTGACGAAGCACTTTGACGGACTGATGAATGCAGCCAATTACACCGTGATTGTCTACGCCATTAGTGGACATATCAAAAGCTCACCAGTGGCAGACACCAAATTCACCA aGCCTTCACCACCTACTCATCTTGAAGTCACTAAGACCTCAAAAAACCAGATCACCTTCCAGTGGAAGGCCCCTGTCAACATATCAAAAGCCATGTACTCTGTCAAAATAAACTCCAGCTTCTGGAACTACAGCAAGGTCGAGACTTTGTACAACAAGACTTCCTACACTTCTGAAGGCTTAATATCAGGGACCAAGTACGACTTTGAAGTAAGAACAATTACAACACCTGAAGAGAGAAGTGACCCAGTGACTGTGTCAAACTGTACAG AGCCGGACAAAAGGGAAATCGGTCTGTCTATGTTGTGCTCTTCGGCTGAGATTCTCCTCTGTGACAGCTCCACCACAAAGAAAGACGTGTTTGAGCAG ttgAAAGCACATTTCAACAACCTGTTGGGGGACAACATTTTCTGGGAACTCGAGGACAACTGA